TCTGAGGAAGAAGCCACCATAGTCTCTACTTCAGTGGACTGTGACGGAGAGTATGTAAGCCAGATAAGGCCCTTATCCCCAcagttgcttttggttttgttctttcttgcAGCAGTAGAGAGCAAAGTAAGACACCTGGCAGACATGCTGGCTGACTGGGGAGCCTCAAGGAAGTTCTACAACATACAAAGTtcctggaggaggagctggagtttCGTGGGAAGAaggttggagggggagggggggatgaaGAAGAGGCAGGTGACTGGCGATACAGCTCAGGGGCCTGGTGCTTATGTAGCATGCATGAAGTTCTAGGTCTAATCCTCaggcaaaataaagaaaaacggAAAAGACTTATTAGTTAGGGTCGGTGGCTTATTCCTGTAATTCTAGTattggggagaaggaggaggaattctacgagttcaagaccagcctataCAACTTAAGTTCCAAGGCAGCTTGGGGCTAGAGTAAGACCTTATCTGGACCCCACAGTCCCTGCAATAGAAAAGGACTGACATTATATTTGAAATCAGGGGACGACCTGCCTCTTATTACCCACTTAGGGGGTAGTCACACATTTTTAGCCACCTCTAAACAAAGGAAGAGCAGCTGAGCTAAGTGTAGATTGTGGCACTGGATAAGGCTTTAGGCTTCCCAGAAACATTTGAGATGGTAATTCTTAGAAAGCCATGGAGTGGCCAAGGCTCCGAGCCACAGCCAGACAGCCTGGGGTGTGATCCTGCAGCTACGTGGCTCAACACTCCTGAGTAGCTTTCTCCCCCTGAACAAGGTGATGATGATGAGAGGGGCGTCTGTCATATGAATGGTCCTGGAGATTAGACAGATTTAGTACTTAATTCATGCTTAAAATGGTAGCTTGGGACGAAGAAAGTGTGAAGAGTGTGTATCGACTTTGCAATCGTTTATTATTTCACCCTCAGGAGATGGAGGTGAACTCGTAGCCCAAGCGTACCAACTTCTTAGCCCGTCCAGTTCAGAGCCTTGCTAGTTCCTAATGTCATTTATGTCACGGTCCAGAGGGGACATAGAAATATTTGTCTTGTGACATGTTTATGCAGTACCATTGGAAAGAGGCCTGTCCCCTCTAGTGTCCAGGCTGGAAGAGCCATGGCAGCTTGGGACTTGTCTTATTTGATTGAGTGAGTGACTCTGAGTGACCTGACAGtactgggtactgaacccagggcctcacggTAGTCACCAAGCCACATCCCCAGACCCTTTTGTACCTTCTAAGACAGGGTGTTAGTACGTCGGCCAGGGTAGTCTTCAACTCTCTGTAGCCCCAGGCTGTCCTTTCAAGGTGCTGTCTTCTTACATCAGGTTTGGAGTAACTGAAGCTACAGGTCTGCCTCATGAAGTAGCATTATGACCTTACTGACTTTCCTATGTACGGAGAAACGGAAGAGGACTTTTCTTCGTCAGATTTCAGAGTTTCCAGCAAGCTGGAACAATCAGAGCCAACTCTAGAGAGAAACTCAAAAGGGCCTCAACACAAATCCTAATACTATCGAAAAATAAGAAATGTCGTCAACAAGATTTGagttacaataaaaaaaaaaaaatcaaacggCGGAAGTCAAGCGCAAGAAGTTGAATTACCTCGGCCTTGGAGAGCTGCCTGTCATTGTCCGTGTCTATTTGCTTAAACGTTTCAATGCTCCGTGGTCCCTTGGTCACAGCATAAAGTTCAATCTCGAACATCAGAGTTGCATTGGGTGGAATCTTGCCTTCTGCTAAGAGTTTAACAGTTTGACTTACATAAAAGTAGCTTTCAGGTACTCGCTCTGTGGCCACGTTAGTATCAGGGTTATAGACTTTACAGGAACTGCTTTCAAATCTACAGCTCTTTGACATCAAAGTGAACTAGGGCTGGTCAatttatccccttcccctccacattttataaaacattttagatctttgtttccccagtgtattTTAAACCAAGTCAGTTCAAAGGGCCCTTCTGGACCAGAGTAAGTTTCCTGATTAAGTTAAAATAAACCAAGACTTTATTAGTATAACTTGATCATCGTGTAGCAGAGATATGGTATAGAGGAGAAATGTATGAGCAGAAACATTCCACAGTTGGGCTAGTGAGAACTCAGTGGCactcactgccaagcctgatgacctgagttcactacctgggacccacacagtgggaGAAGAGACTGACTCCCACAAATTATTCCCTGACTTCCACAGACCTGCTAAGGCACATGCTTCAccccacataaataaataagtataattaagatgaaaaagagagggctggagagatggctcagtggtaagagcactgactgctcttgcaggggtcctgagttcagttcccagcaaccacatggtggttcacaaccatctgtaatgggattcaatgccctcttctggtgtgtctgaggatggcTACTACATTGTacacctaaaaataaaataaataaatggaagaagaaaaagaagaggaagaggaggaggagcaagaggaagaagaggaggaggaagaggaggaggaggagagatttAATACAGTTCATCTGTTAGCTGATGCTGCTGGCAGCTTTAGTAAGACTTAAGATGGGGCTTTTTCAGCTGAGTATTCCATGGGATTGCCAAGAGGCAGTGATCAGCTGAGTGTATTTCCAGGGCCTTATGTCCATGTGATCTAGGACATGCCCACGGGTATTTGCAAAATGACTAACACTCTTTGAAATTAGCTAAGTTTGTCCATCAAAAGAAATAGCGATTTCCTTGATAGTCAAGTAGATGATTCTTGCTAAAATACTTACATAGTCCATAAAGGAAAGGGTAGAAGTTACAGCCCCAAGCAGTGCATTGAAATTTCtaaaatcaaaacacagaaaaaGTCTATCCACCATCATGTGCCTGTTGTCAAAGTCTTGATCTAATGTCCTACAAATTACCCAGCTTTGAAGGATAGAAAAATGACTTTGACCAAAACTAAGACAGACTCAAAACCCAAATTCCTTTTGCTGTTTTGGTGCTGGTGATGGAAGGGGGTCTGGCAGGTCAGTGAGCCACCCTGAAGCCCAAACTCAAACCTCCCAGGAAAAGACCACAGATGCACAGGAAGTTCCCCAACAATTCtattacaaaacagaaaacgTTGCTAATTAGTGTTTTCCTGAGAAAAGATTGAAGCCCGACTAAGAGATAGATGCGCATTGCATTGGAATTATTTACACTTATAGAGGTAGATCGGAGAGGCGGGGTTAATGTAAAGAGTATATACATACCACAGAGATGGTTAATCAAAGCACTAGAAAGCCACATGCACTTTAAGACATGCAGGGGTGTTCTGGGACATGAGCCAAGGACATTTCGCCAGAGGAAAAGCTTCTTCAAGCATCACCTAAAATGAAGTTATAACTTTTATGTTTTAATAACAACTTACATTAAGCTCACCGAGACCTGTAAAGACCAAACCAGTCAACATGCTAGCATTCCTGCCCTTGCCCTAACTGAGGAGCTGTGACAGCTGCCAGGAAGGAGAGACAGTTCTAAGGCTTTGGTCCCTGGTATCCCTGGTAGGTTGACTTTACTCCAGTGGATGGTTCCACACCCATGAGTATGTGGACAACACAgattgacgtgtgtgtgtgtgtgtgtgtgtgtgtgtgtgtgtgtgtgtgtgtgtgtgatgtatatatgtgtatgtgatgtgtatatgtgtgtgtgatgtgtgtgtgatgtgtatgtgtgtgtgatgtgtatgtgtgatgtgtatgtgatatgtatatgtgtgtgtgatgtgtgtgtgatgtgtatgtgtgtgtgatgtgtatgtgtgtgatgtgaatgtgtgtgtgatgtgtatgtgtgatgtgtatgtgatgtgtatatgtgtgtgatgtgtatgtgtgtgtgtgtgatgtgtatgtgtgtgtgatgtgaatgtgtgtgtgatgtgtatgtgtgtgtgatgtgtatatatgtgtgatgtgtatgtgtgtgtgatgtgtatgtgtgtgatgtgtatgtgtgtgtgatgtgtatgtgtgtgatgtgtatgtgtgtgatatgtgtgtgtgatatgtatatgtgtgtgtgatgtgtatgtgtgtgatgtgtatatgtgtgtgtgatgtgtatgtgtgtgtgtgtgatgtgtatgtgtgtgtgtgatgtgtatgcgatgtgtatatgtgtgatgtgtatgcgtgtgtatgcgtgtgtgatgtatgtgatgtatatgtgtgtgatgtgtatatgtgtgatgttcatatgtatgtgtgtgatatatgtgtgtgtgtacatgtatgtgacaCAAAGGAGGTGAGGTGGAGAATGAATCTGAGAATTATGGGGAGGGGTGAGTGTGAATCTGATCAATATACATTGTGTGAATATATGaaactctctttttctttttccttttttttttttttttttcggagctggggaccgaacccagggccttgcgctcgctaggcaagcgctctaccgctgagctaaatccccaaccatatgaaactctcaataaacaaaaatatttttcaaaagcttACACAATCAACAGACTTTTGCTAAATAGCTGTGGTCTACAACACAATGACTTCTAAAACCATGGAATCTAAGCCGCTGTCACAATGGTGAAGCCAACAGGTGAGTAACTAAGTAACTATGGTCCGTACACACTTCAGGCCTCAGCTTTCTTCCAAGTCAAATAAAGGTGCAAGCGAGACAGCTGGGTAGCCATTCCTAACTAAGCATAAATCAGTTTAGGTAAAGGGTAGAGTAGTCATTTGCTGGGGGATAATGGACCCAGGACTGGTACCCCCTGAAGATGGATGTGGGTGCTCTGAGGGGAAGCTGAATGTTGATGTGACAACTTGGAAATTGAGAGAAGAGACTGACAGGCAAACTTTACCTGCATCACTGAGCCTTAGCATCAACTTACGACATTTTAAAGATAGTATTgtatttacattatctttaattctctttttttcagggtcctacacacacacacacacacacacacacacacacacacacacacacacacagcaagggGGATGACCTCTTAAAGACAGTCAACAGCTTTAAGGATGGTTACCTCTACAAGATATGGGGATAAAGCCAAACTCACGCCTTAGGAACCTGACTGCTACTTCTGTATTAGCGATTTCAAATAGGTGGAGTTGGCAAGAGCTTTACACAAGGTGAACAGGCAAAGGTTCTTCATGCTGCAACAGGAAAGGGCTTATCCCTGCAAGGGTGACAACTCTCTCCCATAAAATTTCCTTGTCTTTTTTCAGATTTGCTTTTGTGAAGATTGTTATTCACGCGAGtggtaaacaacaacaacaacaacaacaaaatgtgaaACAATTCAACATTTCAGAGTGAGAGAAAAAGCA
This Rattus norvegicus strain BN/NHsdMcwi chromosome 3, GRCr8, whole genome shotgun sequence DNA region includes the following protein-coding sequences:
- the Fkbp7 gene encoding peptidyl-prolyl cis-trans isomerase FKBP7 isoform X6, coding for MWLSSALINHLCEGKIPPNATLMFEIELYAVTKGPRSIETFKQIDTDNDRQLSKAEIELYLQKDFEKDAKPRDKSYQKAVLEDIFKKNDHDGDGFISPKEYNVHQHDEL
- the Fkbp7 gene encoding peptidyl-prolyl cis-trans isomerase FKBP7 isoform X5, which encodes MWLSSALINHLCAEGKIPPNATLMFEIELYAVTKGPRSIETFKQIDTDNDRQLSKAEIELYLQKDFEKDAKPRDKSYQKAVLEDIFKKNDHDGDGFISPKEYNVHQHDEL